Genomic segment of uncultured Desulfobacter sp.:
GGAACTGGGATATATGGATCTGCGGGGTACGGGCAAAAAGCTGGGACTGGACCTGGAGACCATGTTTGCCCCCCTGACGGCGCAGTGGGAACAGGCAGGACTTCTCACACGGGACCAGGGCTGGATTACCCTGACCCTGGCCGGAGAGTTCTGGCAAACCAACCTGGCCCAGGGCATGATTGACTATTACAAACAGACGCGCACGGATGTACCATGAAACTGTTTTCAGCACACTACTGGGCCCCGTCCGAGCTTATCCTCATCGGGACCTTCACAGGACTGATCAAAATCTCCACCATGCTCATCGCCCTGGCCGGCGGCGGCATGAACCCGGTGACCCTTGTGCTTAAAAACACCGTGGCCACATCCCTGCTCATCATCCTGGTCTACAAAATCAGAAAATTCGGTGTACTCACGCTTTTTTCCGTGATCAGCACCCTGGTCTCCCTGCTGCTGATGGGAGGCAACCCCATGAGTATTGCAGGGGTCATTATCGCAGGATTTGTGTGCGATCTGTTCATCGCGCCGTGGAACGGATTCAACAGCCCCATACGCTTGATGGTTGGCATCGGGCTTTTTGATTTCATCTCCCGGGCCGTCTCCCTTGGCTATTCCTATTTTCTGTACCAGGAACAGATGGGCATGTTTATGATGGGGGTGATCGTGGTGGCCCTGGGCTACCTTGGGTGTCTTATGGGACTGGGTACGGGTATTATTTTTGTCAAGGAGCTGCGTCATGCAGGCATCATCCGTGAGTAATGCTGCAATCTCTCAGCCCCCGATCGGTATCGATGTCCGGACCCGGATGCTGATCTGCCTGGTCTGTGCAACGGGCGTCATATTTATCCAGTCCACTGTGGCCCTTGGTGTGCTGGCCCTGGTCAGCCTCGTCTATGTCCTGGCCCATGGGCGGGTCAAGGTTCTGGTCATGGCATGGTGCGGCGTGGGTGTCATGTTCGCCGTGGCCATGGTCTGTATCCGCATCATGCTTATATTCTGGCCGGAAATCGGAAGGGCGGGGCCTGGTGCATTTTTCAATCCATTTCTGCGGGTCCTGGTTCTGGTAAACACAATTCTTGCCCTGGCAGTATCCAGCCGTGTCCAGGATATTATGAACAGCCTTAAAACCCTGGGCCTGCCCTTTGTCATCTATCTGCCGGCATCGGTGATGATCCGGTTTATTCCCGAATTTATAAACGATGTAAAGCTTATCCGGGAAAGTATGCGGATCAAGGGATTTAATCCGGGGATTCAATTTGTCACCCTGCACCCGTTCCTGGTTGTCCGGCTGCTTGTGGTGCCCTTGACCATCCGGGCCCTGCGCTCGGCCGATACCCTGGCCGTTGCCGCAGAGCTTAAGGGCATGGATGCAAACACATCCATGACCCAAACACCGACGCCCGGCCCCGGGGCCTGGGACATCATTGCAACGGCCTGTGTGCTGGTGCTCACATTCGGCAGCATTGCTGCGGAGAGACTGTTGTGATTGAATTTAACCATGTCACTTACACCTACCCCTTCCAGGAGCGCCCTGCGGTAGAGGATATCTCATTTTCCGTTTCCAGGGCCCAAACCGTTGTCTGTACCGGGGCCAGCGGATCAGGCAAATCCACACTGATACGGATGATCAACGGACTGATTCCCCATTTTCACAAAGGCACCCTGTCCGGCCGGGTACGGGTGGCGGGACAAAAGACAACACACACTTCGGTTAAACGGTTGTCATCCCATGTGGGCACCATGTTCCAGAACCCCGAAAGCCAGTTCTTTGCCATCAGGGTCCGGGATGAACTCAAATTCGCCCTGGAATGCCGGGGCCGATCAGTTGAAGAGATCGAAACGATCACCCACCGGGAAGCAGACAGGTTTGGCATCACCCACCTAATGGACAACATGATTTTTGATCTCTCCCAGGGGGAAAAACAAAAAATTGCCCTGGCCGGCATCATGTGCGTTGCCCCGGATATCATTATCCTGGATGAACCGTCTGCCAATCTTGATCCCAAGGCCACCCGGGAGCTGGCAGACCATCTCATGGACCTGAAACGCCGGGGCGTCACCCTATTCATTGTGGATCACAGGCTTTACTGGCTCAAAGATCTTGCGGACAAGGTCTTTGTTCTGGATCATGGCCGCCTGGCCTGCCAGGGGAGATTTGATCTGTTGCAGGACAGTCACCTGCGCCGAAAACTGGGCCTGCGACACCCGGATGTGGTTGCCCCCAATCTTCCTGCAGTTGGGCTGCAACCCTCCGATCACGGGATCAATACATCCGATGGTGTAGAAGTGGAGAACCTGACTTTTGGCTATAAAAAAAAGCCCCTGCTTTTCCAGGATGTTTCATTTGGGCTGCCCATGGGGCAGGTCATTGCCGTAACAGGCGCCAACGGTTCGGGGAAAACTACCCTGGCCAGACTTTTAACCGGCCTTTTACCGTTTAAAACCGGAACCGTCCGACTCAACGGTACACCGCTTCGTCCTAAAGATCTGCTGACCCGGGGCAGCATTGTATTACAGAACACCGACCACCAGCTTCACATGAACACCGTGGACCAGGAACTTGCCGTTGCCGCCCGGAAAAACCCCAACCGGAACGATGCGGTGGCCGATGCCGCAAGGCGTTTCGGCCTGGAATCCGTTGGTCTTCGCCATCCCCAGTCCCTGTCCGGCGGCCAGAAACAGCGGCTGGTCATCGCCGCCGCCCTGGTGAAATCCCCGGATATCCTGATCCTGGATGAACCCACCAGCGGCCTGGACGGCACCAACATGAACATGATTGCACAGGTGATGACCGACATGGCCCAAAAAGGGACCCTGGTTCTGGTGATCACCCATGACCTTGAACTCATGGACCTGGCCTGCGACTGTGCCCTGTCCATGCCATTGTCGAACGAGGAGATAAAATTATGAAGTCCCTGGTTGTATATTCCAGCAGAACCGGCAACACCCAAAAGGTGGCCCGGGCCATATACGAGGCCCTGCCTGAACCCAAAGAGATCTTTTCCGCCAAAGAGGCGCCGGACCCGTCGGCCTATGATTTTCTGGCCCTGGGGTTCTGGGTGGACAAGGGAACGGTCAATGCCGGTGCCGCCAGATACATGGAAACCGTAAAAGGTAAACAGATCGGATTGTTCGGCACCCTGGGGGCCTATCCCGACTCCGAGCATGCCAAACAATGCCTGGAAAAAGCAAAGATCCTTGTCCAGGGCAATGACATCCTGGGGGAATTTCTATGCCAGGGCAAAGTGGACCCGGACCTGGTTAAAATGATGGAAACAAAGATGAAGGAGGATCCCCACCACAGCATGACCCCGGAACGCAGGGCCAGACTTGAAGAGGCCGCCAAACACCCGGATGAAAAAGACCTGGCGGATGCCCGGGCACTGTTTGCAGGACTTGCACAAATCGCTGCAGAAAAGGAGTCTGCCTGACCTATCCCCCAAAAGAGAAAATGAGTGGAAAGGCAGGCCGATACCCTGGCCGGAAGACCTGCCGTTCCGTGGTTTAATCCTGTTGGAAAACAGACAACCGATTTCTGGGTACCAAATCCGTGGCAGGGCGTCAAGCGCCTGTTAAAAGATAGTTGCGTGCGCAGAAAAAGAAAGGAAAAAGAATGAAGAACTGGAAAAGATTTTTTATGGTGGCTGCGGTGGCCGCCATGGCAGGAACAGGTCCGGTAAATTATGCGCACGCGGCAGACATGTCCGGTGAAACAGTCCAGACCAAAGAAGAAACTCAAGCCCGGGAAACCCCAATAATGGTCACGGCCAAATCCAACCAGGCCGATCATGACATACCGATCTCCACAACCATCATCACCGCAGAAGAGATCGCCGCAGCCAATGCCTCCTCTATAGAAGAGGTGCTCATTCAACAAGCCGGAATCAATCTGGGCGTCAACAGCGCATCCGTATATGGTCGAAAGAACATCAGCATCCGCGGCTCAGCCACCGGCCATGTTTTAATCCTGGTGGACGGCAAAAAAGTCTCCGGTTCCGATGCCCAGATCGGGCATTCGGATTTCGAATACAACTGGGTGCCCATGAGCGCCATTGAACGTATTGAGGTGATTAAAGGCCCTGCAAGTTCAATATACGGCTCCCAGGGCATCGGCGGTGTTATCAACATTATCACCAAGAAAATTCATGAAAAATTTTCCGGGAACGTTGATGTCAGCTACGGCGACAGCAGTGACGACGGCGGCGATGAATTTAAGCTTGGCCTGAATGCGGGCGGGCAAATTGCAGACCGTTTTTCATTGTTTATGAGTGCGGAACGTATCGACCGTAATCCCTCAAGGGACGAAGACGACAACACCGAAACCAAGATCGAGGGCAAGGAGATCAACAATGGTTTGGCAAGAATCCGGTTTGACATTGACGACACCCAGTACATTGAAGCGTCCTATGGCCAGGGCAACGAAGACCGGACCGAAGTGGATGATATCCTATACTTTGACATCGACCGGAGAAATTACTCGGTGGGCTATAACAAGCAATTTGATTCGGTAACCCTTGATGTTGACGTCTATGTGACCGATTCCGATACCCATTATAACACCACCAGTTCTACGGGCGGATACGCCCACGGCATGACCGATTCGGCGGTCCGGGGGGAAGTGGATATTGCCGCCTTTAAAAACCACTATATTGTCACAGGCGCTGAGTTCAAAAACCAGGATTATGAAAAAGAATACGACAAGGCGGCAAGCTCGGATAAAAATTTTGCCAATGATATGGACAACACCTCGGTCTTTATCCAGGACGAGATCAATATCACAGAGGCGTTGATCCTCACCTTGGGCACCCGGTACGATTACCACGAAAAATTCAACGGGGAGTGGTCGCCCAAAATCGGGGCGCTTTACAAACTTGGGGAACACCATCGTATCAGGGCCAACTACGGCGAAGGATTTATGGCGCCCACAGTGACCCAGAACTCATCCTCCTATGAAGCCACGGCCATGAGAATTACCATACACGGGAACGATGATCTTCAACCCGAATCGTCAAAATCCTATGAACTCGGCTATGAATTTTTCACGGACACTACGGCATTCAAAGTATCCGTTTACAAAACCGATGTGGAGAACCTGATTGACACACAATACCTGCCCGGATCTTCCGATGAAAAAATGTATGTCAATGTGGACAGTGCAACCCTTCAGGGCTTTGAATGCGAACTGTCCCAGGACATCACACAAAATTACAATATCCGCATCGGATACCAGTATCTGGACACCGAAGATGAATCAACGGGGAAAGAACTGGAGAACCGGCCCAGGCACACGGTTAATGTCCGGCTCAACGCCACCCTGCCCTGGGATATCCACGCCACGCTAAGTGCCGACTATACGGGTAAACAGATCGATGACGATGAAAAGTGCGATGATTTTATCGTATTCAACGCCCAGGTGTCCAAGACATTCTATGAACGAATCACTCTGCGTTTAGGCATTGATAATATCGGTGACGAAGATCTGAACGACAAGCCCTATGACATTGAGGGCAGAATGTTTTATGCCGGCGTGAATTTTAAATTCTAAAATTTTTCAACGACAGCTCAGAGGCATAAAATCAAAAGCCCGGTAGAAAAAACCTTTTCAACCGGGCTTTTGTCGGGTTAATAGAAGAATACTAATGCACACCGTAACGCTCAAAAATCCCCTTTAAAGTTCCGTCTGCCTTGATCGCTTCAAGACCTGTATTAAACGCATTGATGATCTCCTCGTGCCTGGGATTTTCCAATCCGCAGGTAACGTGCAGATCATTACTGGAATAAGGCTTCTGTGTAAATTCGATTTGTGTCAACAGATCAGGCGCTTTTTTGCTCAAGATACTTTTGGCGACAATTTCATCCTCCAGAGTCAAGTCTACACGTCCGCTGACCAGTTTTTTTATATTTGTAACAAAATCGCTGACCCCATCACGGGTGAAATTCTTGGCATTCATGAATTCGTCCCCGTAACCGTATTTGAGAATAATCCCGATTTTCTTGCCTGTGAGGCTCTCCATACCTTCGTATTCAAAGGAATCATCGGCTTTTTTAATAAATTTGACCTGATTGGAAGCATAGGGCTGGCTGAACATGAGAAAAGAGCTGCGCTCACCCGTATACCATGTATCGGGTAAAACATCGATCTTCCCTTTTTTAACCTCATTCACAGCCTTGGCCCAGGGTATGAACTTGTGATCAAAGGTATAGCCCTGGGTGGCAAAGGCCGCTTTTACGATTTCAATGGCAATGCCCTGGCCGGCGGCGTCGGGATCCAGAAAAGGGGGCCAGGGATCTGCCGCTGACGTAATGTGTTTATCTGCCCCGTAACAAACACCGGCACCTAAAAAAAGTACAGCAATGACGGACATAATAAATCTTTTCATATGTTTTCTCCTTTTGGGATTGCAAGGCGTCCATGCCGTAATATGGGAATAGAGATCGCCTTTTTTTGAATTCATTTGATGAATATAAAAGAATTGAAAAAAAGATAGCATACCTCTCTGAAATAACACAAGAAAAAACCGTATCAAGCAAACACGATGAAAACGAAAACCTTAGGCGTTCTATCGCATTGAGCCTTAAGTTAAATCCATTGACACGAAAATGCCAAATACGATATCTTGGAAGACATCATATAATTTTCATTATCTTGCAGCCGCTGTTTAAATTTTTTGAATTGACGAAATACAACCTCCACCCCGGGGGGTGTAAAAAACGATATGCGGGACCGTAGATATAAAGGAAATGTCATGAAACAACAGAACCATGGACGGCGCATCAGTATTTTATCCAAAACATCTTTTGCCTGCGGCATAATCATCCTGATTCTTCTGACAGCCAACAGTTACCTGGCGATACGCCTCGAATCCGGCCTGGCCGACAGCATGATCAAGGTATTTTCCAGCAATCAGGAAACGGCTTTAACAAAAGACACGGCACAGATGAAAACAGCCCTTGAAAACGATATGAAGATCAATCTTGAAATTTGCACGAGTGTAACTCTTGAATTTTTATATAACTTTAACCAGGAGCAGCTATTCAAGCTTCTCTCCAGCTATTTGAAACTGGACAGCATTGTCGCCATCAAGGTTCTGGATGCCGATGGACAGCCCTTTGGCGCAGCCTGGAAAGCACCGGATATCAAAACGGCCGAAGCCCTTCCGGTGGATGCCGGGGTGGACGAAACCCTCTCCGTTGTCCAGGATGCAGTAAAGGACGGCGAAACGCTGGGCAGCGTACGGCTCTATTACACAAACGCCCAGATGCAAAATAAGATCAAGGATCATGAGGCGGATACCCAAAACAGCATTCAGGCCTTCAACGCCTTGGCCCAGAAAAATATCGGAACATCCATCAAAAGCCAGATCGCCATTGCCGCTGTGATCATTATAGCACTGATCCTCACCCTGGTGGTCAGCCTGACAATTTTTGTAACCCGGCCCATCAACAGCACCATTGCCATGATACGGGACATTGCCCAGGGAGAGGGGGACCTGACCCGGCGATTGCAAACCACCACCCGGGATGAAATCGGAGAACTGGCGGCCTGGTTCAACAAGTTTGTGGAAAACCTCCAGCAATTGATCCGGGAGGTATCGGGAAACGCCACCACGATTGATCAGAGCTCGACCGCCTTTTTGACCTTGTCGGATAACATGAACTACCAGGTGGCAGGTCTGTCCGAGCGATCAGTCACCCTGGGCCACGCCGCGGAGCATATAAACAATGACATTATCTCTGTTACAGCGGCCATGGAGGAAGCATCCACCAATATCAACATGATGGCAACAGCTTCTGAGGAGATGTCATCCACCATCGCCGAAATTGCCCAAAACACGGAAAAGGCCAGGCAAATAACGGACAATGCCGTTTCCCAAACCCGACAGAGCTCAAGCGAAGTAAATGAACTTGGAACGGCTGCGGATACCATCGGGAAAGTGGCTGAAACCATTACCGAAATTTCCAACCAGGTCAATCTGTTGGCCCTGAACGCCACCATTGAAGCCGCCAGAGCCGGAGAAGCCGGCAAGGGATTCGCCGTTGTCGCAAATGAAATCAAGGTATTGGCAGGCCAGACAACCGAAGCCTCCGATGCAATAAGAGAACAGATTCAGAGCATTCAGGCGTCCAGCACAAAAACAGTTGAAGCCATTTCGAACACGTCCGAAATTGTTGGAGAAATCAATACCATTGTGGCCACCATTGCAACGGCAGTTGATCAACAGTCAGCAACCACCCGTGAAATTTCAGGGAATATTTCCCAGACCGCCTCCGGAATTACGGCGGTTACCGAGACGGTATCCCAAGGAGCGTCTGCGGTCCAGGACATGGTTAAAGACATAACGGATGTCAAGGAAGGCGCGGCCGGAATTTCCACCGCCGGCCATGAGGTCAAAACCAATGCAGAAAACCTTTCAGATCTTGGAAACCGCCTGGCTGGACTGATGGCAAAGTTTAAGGTATAGTCCTCATATGTTTAAAATTTAAACCGCCCCACCATGCTGTTCAAATCCGAGGCAATCTGGGCCAGGCCGTCAGCCCGTTGTTTTACCTGGCGACTCTGGCTTTGGATCTGCAAGGACGAGTTATTGACCTCCTGGATCTGCCCGGTTATGCTCTCTACGCCTTCAGAACTCTGGGCTACATTATTATTTACATCTTCAATACCGATGGATACCCGACTGATATTGTCTGAAATTTCATGGGTAACCGAAGACTGCTCTTCCACGGCAGCGGCAATGGTGGTCACGATCTGGTCCACTTGACTGATCACATCCCTGATCTGATCAATGCTTTCAAGGGTGCCTTTCGATGTGTCCTGAATGTGTCCGATTTTTTCCTTGATATCCATGGAAGCGTCTGCGGTTTGCCCGGCAAGGGTTTTAATCTCATTGGCAACAACTGCAAATCCCTTGCCGGCATCGCCTGCCCTGGCCGCCTCGATGGTGGCGTTCAGCGACAGCAGGTTCACCTGTTCAGAAATATCTGTGATGGTTTCAACCACCTTGCCAATGGCCTGGGCCGCCTCTCCCAGTTGCCCCACCCGCTCGGTGGACTCTTCCACCCTGGAGACCGCATTGGCCGAGATGTTACGTCCCTGTTCAGCATTTTTGGCAATTTCGCCCACCGTGGCTGTCATCTCTTCTGCCGCACTGGCAATGGTGGCGGTGTTGCTGCTGGATTCCTGGGTGGAATTTGAAATCCGTTCCATATTTTGACTCATGGCAGCCGCTGCATTCGTAACGGATTCCGAAGTCTGTGTAGCCATTTCAGCGGCTTTTGACAAGGTATGGGAGATGCCGATCAGATCCTGGGATGATTCGGTAAGCTTGGCCACGCTTTTGAAGATATCCGAAATCATAGCCTGCTGCTTGTCCATAAAATGGTTGAATGCGGCACAAAGCGCACCAATTTCGTTTTTCCCCATTTTTCTTAATCTTTTAGTCAGGTCCCCCTCCCCTTCGGAAATGTCAGCAAGCCCTGTCACGACCTCTTTTAAAGGAATGGTCACGCTTCGTCCGATGACCAGCATCAAAACGATGCCGAATAAAAGCCCCATGCCCATGGCCCCCAAAACAATCTTAACAGCGAAATTATAAGTATTGGTGGCCTGGTCACGTTCAGTTTTAGCCTGGGTCAGACTCATTCCCGTCAGCCGATCAAGAAAATCTCTCATGGCTTCGAATTTTTCATTAGCCTCGCCAAGGGAAAGATCAAGGGCGATACGCCTGCCCTGCCGGGTATCTGCGATTCTGCCATCCACAATTTTCCTGGACAATGCAGCCCACTCGTCCCTTGTCTTTTCATAATCTGTGAACAGCGCTCTTTCTTCCGATGTGTCTGCCAGGGCTTTATATTTCTCCCAACGTTCGGTCGCCTGTTCCAGATTTTTTTCGTAGTCATTAACCAAATTCTTAAATATATCAGACTTTGAATTGGCAAAAATCATGGACCGTTCAGCGACCAGCAGCTGCTGCAAATCCCTGTCCGCTTCGATGAGATAATCAATGCTTGGCAGGCGTTTTGAAAAGATATCCTCAAGGCGCAGTTCAATCTGGTTGACACTGTACAGACCACAAAATCCAATGGCGGCCATGAACACAATCATGGCAGCAAACCCAACGAGCAGCCTGGTGCCGATTTTCATATTATTAAACACAGTCATTGTGTCGTCCCCATTTTTTTATAAATAAACCAAAACCCCTGGGTATTGATCGATCAGGTCGGCCATAACGGTTATTGAATCTGATCCACATCAATGCCAAAGGTGATGGCTCCGATAACGGTATCGCCGTCAAGAACCGGTACCGATACCTGGACCAGGTAGGTCTGGGCACTGTCGTCAAACTCCACTTCGTCAACAAACACCGCGCCTTTACCATTGTTGAAGGATTTTTGAAATTTGGCCTCATCCCCCTGCCAGAAGTCTGACGTTTTATCGGTCATGGCCACGTTGGCACCCTGATTGTCCATCACAAAAATTTCAGCATAAAACCCCTCGGAATCCTGAATGGCCCTCAAATGTTGACCGCATTCGGACTCCATGATGGCCTTCATATAATCGGCTATCCCTGCGGTATTTTTCCATTCGGCATCTTTGGCCTTAATCTGATCAAGGCTCTTTGCCTTGGCATTTTCTTCTTTAACGGCCTTGACAATCACAGGATCTTTCCCAAACTCGACCAGTATTGAATTGGCAAGGTCAAAGACTTTCTTGGAGGCCTGTTCAGCATTTGACGGAACCTGGGTTAGAATTAAGGCAAAACCGATGACCAATGAAATGAGTACTTGTTTCATGATGCGCTCCTTGAATCAAATAAATTAAATTTGTCCCACTTCAGAAATGGCGAATAATTGCGTTGATGAAATTCGCCGATTTCAGCGGGTTAGAATTTTAAATCGGATCGTAATATCATCGGCCTACTTGCCTGGCCGAGGTCTAAGGGTTAGTTGAAACTGTTGATTCAGGATAACGTCAACATATTTAAAAATCAATAAAAACCATCTGCTTCACACGGGAATCGGCGTAAACCCAGATGCGACGACGATTCCCGGAACCCAAAAAAATTGCATTATTTTGTCGATGACGTTAGGATGGCCGCCAACATGGAGACATGCGACCCTGTTTTTTAAATTCAATGCATTGATAATATAAGAAAAAGGAGCACGCAAAACATGACCGTCTTTCAACCCGCGTATATTAAAACCAAAGAGAAAGGACAGCTCCGGGAAAAAATAAGTCAGGCGCGGCAGCTGTTAAAATCCTGTGAAATTTGCCCCAGGGCCTGTAAGGTAGACCGCTTTTCCGGAGAACTGGGGGAATGTGCCACCGGCGACGAAGCGATGGTGGCCAGTTTCAACCCCCATTTTGGAGAAGAACCGCCATTGGTCGGGGCGTTTGGTTCCGGCACCATTTTTTTCTCCCACTGCAACCTGAAGTGTAATTTCTGCCAGAACTACGATATCAGCCACAACGGAGACGGAGATGAGTGCGGTCTCGGACAGTTGGCCGGCATGATGCTGATCCTGCAAAATAACGGCTGCCATAACATTAATCTGGTGACGCCCACCCATGTGGTGCCCCAGATTTTGTCTGCCCTGGATATGGCCATTGACGGTGGATTACGAATTCCCCTGGTATACAACTCCAGCGGATACGACAAGGTGGAGACCTTGAAGCTGCTGGAAGGGATCGTCGATATTTATATGCCGGATTTTAAATTCTGGGATCCGGCGGTTGCCCAACAGACCTGCAATGCCCCGGATTACCCTGAGGTGGCCCAAAAAGCGGTTAGCGAAATGTATCGACAGGTGGGGGATCTCCAGGTTGACGAAAATGGTATTGCCACCCGGGGACTGGTGCTCCGGCACCTGGTTATGCCTGGCGGGATGGCCGGGACCCAAGCGGTAATGTCATTTATTGCCGACCATATTTCAAAAAACACCTATGTGAACCTCATGGATCAATATCGGCCCTGTGGAAAGGCTCACGAGGTAAAGGGATTGGAAACGCCTGTCTCTGAAACCGAATTCAACCAGGCGGTCCAGGAGGCAAAGGAGGCCGGGATCAGCCGGTTTGCTGCGCTGTAGGTATTGGTAAACGCTATTTAACACAATTATTAGGGGATGCGAATTTCTCCAAACAAACGCTCGGGAGTCATGGGGGCACAATAAAAGGGCTTCTGGCTCCCGGCGGCCATCCGTATGGCAAAAAAAGCCCCGATGCCGTACATGAAAGGCGGCTCGCCCACGGCTTTGGAGCCTTTAACGGCTTTATCGTTATGGTCATCTTCCAAAAATGTTACCTGCATGTCCACGGGCACCGAAGAGATATCCGGCATTTTATAGGTTCCCGCCGTGGCCGTAAGGGGTTTGCCCGTCTCTGCATAACGCATCTCTTCCATGGTCATCCAGCCGATGCCCTGGCCCATGCCGCCCTCAACCTGACCCAAATCAAT
This window contains:
- a CDS encoding methyl-accepting chemotaxis protein, which produces MTVFNNMKIGTRLLVGFAAMIVFMAAIGFCGLYSVNQIELRLEDIFSKRLPSIDYLIEADRDLQQLLVAERSMIFANSKSDIFKNLVNDYEKNLEQATERWEKYKALADTSEERALFTDYEKTRDEWAALSRKIVDGRIADTRQGRRIALDLSLGEANEKFEAMRDFLDRLTGMSLTQAKTERDQATNTYNFAVKIVLGAMGMGLLFGIVLMLVIGRSVTIPLKEVVTGLADISEGEGDLTKRLRKMGKNEIGALCAAFNHFMDKQQAMISDIFKSVAKLTESSQDLIGISHTLSKAAEMATQTSESVTNAAAAMSQNMERISNSTQESSSNTATIASAAEEMTATVGEIAKNAEQGRNISANAVSRVEESTERVGQLGEAAQAIGKVVETITDISEQVNLLSLNATIEAARAGDAGKGFAVVANEIKTLAGQTADASMDIKEKIGHIQDTSKGTLESIDQIRDVISQVDQIVTTIAAAVEEQSSVTHEISDNISRVSIGIEDVNNNVAQSSEGVESITGQIQEVNNSSLQIQSQSRQVKQRADGLAQIASDLNSMVGRFKF
- a CDS encoding cache domain-containing protein, with translation MKQVLISLVIGFALILTQVPSNAEQASKKVFDLANSILVEFGKDPVIVKAVKEENAKAKSLDQIKAKDAEWKNTAGIADYMKAIMESECGQHLRAIQDSEGFYAEIFVMDNQGANVAMTDKTSDFWQGDEAKFQKSFNNGKGAVFVDEVEFDDSAQTYLVQVSVPVLDGDTVIGAITFGIDVDQIQ
- a CDS encoding radical SAM protein, with protein sequence MTVFQPAYIKTKEKGQLREKISQARQLLKSCEICPRACKVDRFSGELGECATGDEAMVASFNPHFGEEPPLVGAFGSGTIFFSHCNLKCNFCQNYDISHNGDGDECGLGQLAGMMLILQNNGCHNINLVTPTHVVPQILSALDMAIDGGLRIPLVYNSSGYDKVETLKLLEGIVDIYMPDFKFWDPAVAQQTCNAPDYPEVAQKAVSEMYRQVGDLQVDENGIATRGLVLRHLVMPGGMAGTQAVMSFIADHISKNTYVNLMDQYRPCGKAHEVKGLETPVSETEFNQAVQEAKEAGISRFAAL